TATTTCAGCGGAATTGCCGCCAATCTTGGTTTGTCCTGGCAGCAGTTTGTGCAGCTTGGGCAGATAGAGGGCGGCAACAGCAATTCCTTTGAAATGACGGTGCTGGCTTTGCGGCATTCGTGCTGGGCCAATGGTGTGAGCCGTCTGCACGGCGTTGTTTCGCGCCACATGTGGAACAACCTCTGGAAAAGCCTGCCCGTGGCGGAAACGCCCATCGGACACGTCACCAACGGTATTCATGTGCCGTCCTACGTGGGCAGCTGGATGCATGAACTGCTGCACCAGTATCTTGGTTCTGGCTGGATGCAGTCGCCTCCCGGTTCCGGCGTATGGGACAAGGTGGACCAGATTCCTGACGAGGCCTTCTGGGCGGCCCGCATGCACCAGAAGGAAGCCCTGCTTGACGATCTGCGCCGCCGGATCCCGGAATTTATCCAGAAGTTTCATCTGTCATCGGATGAACGCAAGCACATGGAATCCATGCTCAAACCCGATACCCTCATCATCGGTTTTGCCCGCAGATTCGCCCCCTACAAGCGCGCCACGCTGATTTTTGCAGACCCGGACAGGCTGGCCCGCATACTCAGCAATACCAATCGCCCTGTGGTGCTGGTGTTCTCCGGCAAGGCGCATCCAGCGGACGAGGCGGGCATCAACATGATTCAGGAAGTGCTGCGCATGTGCCGGGACGAGCGCTTTCTGGGCCGCATCTTCTTTGTGGAAAACTACAGTCTGGCTGTATCGCGCATTATGGCGCAGGGCTGCGATGTCTGGCTGAATACGCCGCGCAGGCCGCACGAGGCCTCGGGCACCAGCGGTATGAAACTGCCCGTCAACGGCGGCATCAACCTGAGTATTTCTGACGGCTGGTGGTGCGAGGGCTACAACCGCCAGAACGGTTGGACCATTGGCCCGGTGGTTTCCACAGAGCTGCCCAGCAGCGAGCAGAATGACTACGCCGATGCCGAGGCCCTGTATTCACTGCTGGAAAACGCAGTTGTCCCCCTGTATTTTGAGCGCAATGCAGAAGGCCTGCCCCTCGAATGGATTGCCACGGCCAAGCGTTCGCTCAAAAGCCTCACGGCCATGTACAGCAGCAACCGCATGCTCAATGATTATATACGTCAGTTTTATCTGCGGGCAGCGCGCAGGCGCAACATGCTGCGCGACAACAGCTGGGAGGCCTGCCGTGCGCTTGCCGCCTGGCAGAATGACTTGCCCGCGCGCTTTGGCACGGTCAAGGTGGATGAACTGACCATCAGCGGTGTGGAAAACAACACCATGGTCTGCGGCGAACCCGTGAGTGTGCAACTGCGCATGCACCTTGGCGAAATGAAGCCGCAGGAAATACTGGTGCAGCTTGTGATCGGGCAGGCGCTCATTAACGGCAGCTTCCGTGACAAGCCGGAAATCCTGCGTCTCGAGCCAAGAGCAGGAGAAAACGGGCAGGAACGCATGCGCTATACCGCAAGCTACATTCCAACGTTCAGCGGTCATTACCGATACGGTGTGCGCATCATGCCCGTGCATCCGGCACAGGCTTCGCCGCTGGAAACGGATAATATTCTCTGGGCCTAGGCGTTTTACCGCTCTTTGCGGCATGAAAGCATAGTTCTGCCGCGCTCCGTGTTTGATACGGGGCGCGGCAGTTTTTTTGCTGGGGGAGGGAGACGCCTGTATTGATGGCATTGCCAAGGCGTAAAGGGTGTCTTATGATTCAGCACTCTGCCCACAGCTAGGCGCGTGAATCCATGCGCGGCCAGCACCACAACCTTGGGGAAATATATGATCTACCGATGCGCTATTTCGTCCCAGTTTTCTCAAGCACACCGCGTGGCTTGTCTGTCTGCCATCCTCGGTATGGCGTGTCTCATGCTGGTTGCCTGCGCTGGCAAAAAAACTGGCGAAGCTGACGGCATCCGCAGCACGGTAGTGGCGCTGGCTGCAAAAAAAGCAGCATTGCCAGAGGTTCCAGGACTCTCTGTCGCCTTGCTGCGCAAGGGGGAGGACACCCCCGTGTGTGCCGCCTTTGGCTATGCCTCGCTGGAAAACCCAACCCCCCTGACAACAGCTTCGCGGTTCAAAATAGGTTCTGTCACCAAGGTTTTTACGGCGACGCTAATCCATCGCCTCATTGAAGAGGGCAAGCTGGACTACAACACACCCATAAGTCGATTTTTCCCCACCTATCCCAACGGCAAGAATATCACCGTGCGCAATCTGCTGGAGCATACGTCGGGCATGCCGGAAATGCTTGCCCTTGCGCAGGTACAGCAAAATTTTGTCCGTTACTGGTCAGCAGAGGAGCTCATTGCTATGGCGGCAAAGCAGCCGCCTCTGTTCCGGCCCGGTACGCGGCAGCAATATTGCAATACCGGTTTCCTCATGCTTGCTGTCATTGCCGAAAAAATTACGGACCGCCCCTACGGGGAGCAGGTGCTCGACATGTTTGTGGGTAAGCTGGGCATGAAGTCTCTACTGGTGGGAGTGGACGGAGCTGTGGTTCCCCGCCTGGCAAATGGTTACACTTCTAACGGGAGCGAAATGCAACTGCCCCTGGCAGCCAGTATTGCCATTGCCAAGGGCACAGGCAACCTTGAAGCCGCGCCGGATGATGTGGTGCGCCTTGTAAATCTTGATCGTGTGCTGAAAAACAATGTTCTTGAATCGTTGCCTCTCAGGCCTCTGGTTTTGCCAGATGGAAAGGAGGCCGTATCCATCTCAAAGAACAATCACTATGTCAGCAGTGAACTTGATGGTTGCACACTCTTTTTATTTAACGAACCCGGTATTGATCTGACAGGCAAGCTTGGATCATTCCCCGGCTTTGGCTCGGCGTATTTTTATGACCGCCAGACAGGCTATGCCGTTGCTGTGAGCGTGAATAACGAAAAGGCCATTCCGCATGCCATAGCGCTGGGAGCGGAGATATTGCAGGCCATGAGGCAGCGGAGTGCGGAAACGGCACGTTGATCTGCGCTAACCTGGGCTTCTGTCCTGCGAATGCTTGAAACAAGGATGCGGCTGTTCGAGAGAACAGCCGCATCCTTGAGTATCAGGCAACAAGCCTCATTGCTGAGGATCATCCTGCTGCGCATTGCCGGTCATTTCTTTATAGAACACGCATCTGTTTCTGCCCAGTTTTTTTGCCGCATAGGTGGCCTTGTCTGCCTTATTGAACAGTTCGGCATAGGTCGTGCCGTCCCGTGGGCTGCACGCCACACCAACGCTGGCGGTCAGGGTGAGGCATGAGTGCTGGTCGCAGCACTGGGTGTGCAGTTGTTCCACAAGTACGTGGGCACGCTCGCGTATGCCAAGCAGCGACATCTTTTCTGTACAGAAAACCAGAAACTCATCGCCGCCAATGCGTCCCACAATATCCACGCCACGGAAATTGCGGCGGATGATCTGGGCCATGTCAAAGAGGGCCTTGTCGCCCATGGCATGGCCGAAGTGGTCATTGACGCCTTTGAAGTTGTCAAAATCAACCATGAACATGGCGTAGAATTGCGGCAGGGGGGATTCGTGCGTTTCCAGAAATTGCGATACGGCTTTCTCCGTAGACATCTTGTTGCGCATGCCGGTGCCGCTGTCGCGTGTGGCCTGGGTGCGTAATTGCAGCTCCAGAGATTTTTGCTTGTCGATATCCGTAATAATGCCAATGGAATAGATGGGGGTACCATGGGTATTGGCTATGTTGGAGGCCTCAATGCGAAACCAGCGGTATTCCCCTTCGGCATCGCGCAACCGTGCCTCAAGGGTGCATTTATGCTGGTGCGGCGCAAGGCGCACCTCTTTTTGAAAAGCCACCAGGCGTTCCTGATCGTCAGGAAACAGGGGGATGGCCGGGTCGTTCTCCAGAATATTGAAAACAGCGCCAAAGGTGTGCAGCCATTGGGCCGAACAGGAAAAATAGCCGTTGACCAGATTTTGCTCAAATATGTTGATGTCGTGCTGTTCCAGAATAAACTGGTAACGCTCATCGGATATGCGCTTGGAAAGTGCCGCTTCTTTATTGCGGGTAATGTCAAAGACAATGCTTTGTATGTACGAGCGGCCATGCTCAATGTTGACCACAGATCCTTTGTGGTACAGCCAGATCAAGCCTCCGCTCTTGCTGCGGGTGCGGTATTCCACATCTATGGGCTGGCTGTTTTTCATCTGCTTGCGCATGGTGCGCAGCGTGGATTCACGATCTTGTTCATACACTGTGGCAGAAAAACTGTTGCCATATGTTTTTTTAAATTCCGCCTCTGTAAAGCCGAGCATTTTTACATAATTGGGGCT
Above is a window of uncultured Desulfovibrio sp. DNA encoding:
- a CDS encoding serine hydrolase, producing MIYRCAISSQFSQAHRVACLSAILGMACLMLVACAGKKTGEADGIRSTVVALAAKKAALPEVPGLSVALLRKGEDTPVCAAFGYASLENPTPLTTASRFKIGSVTKVFTATLIHRLIEEGKLDYNTPISRFFPTYPNGKNITVRNLLEHTSGMPEMLALAQVQQNFVRYWSAEELIAMAAKQPPLFRPGTRQQYCNTGFLMLAVIAEKITDRPYGEQVLDMFVGKLGMKSLLVGVDGAVVPRLANGYTSNGSEMQLPLAASIAIAKGTGNLEAAPDDVVRLVNLDRVLKNNVLESLPLRPLVLPDGKEAVSISKNNHYVSSELDGCTLFLFNEPGIDLTGKLGSFPGFGSAYFYDRQTGYAVAVSVNNEKAIPHAIALGAEILQAMRQRSAETAR
- a CDS encoding GGDEF domain-containing protein, encoding MSDISKPLISFAVLVLLFLAPIFFIHDYASDVTSNISSTTLTRLAEVNARAGNNFYQAVRSSMMEMSGMTKYLAQQEYRVSREYVLGLAPLFYAHGVRRFSIVDAEGKGFDGGGTQADFSNDPIFLRARQGLTHVATAGGNTSPRLLLIANPLVALGNVQAVLISEFPAEGIETNLETWAFSNNTYNVVFDDSGQPLFWSPPPGKAMNDLFASFTECGLPPNVTDILRQTFADGAQQSVTFFDKATGLFIATTPVERFGWRMVSFVPQQAGNAAVSKQSLITNELVWRLVILAGIILTFLLLLERNSSRKLRRQQEDYRSIITSMSGGVLKFFSPDGTFLFVSPNYVKMLGFTEAEFKKTYGNSFSATVYEQDRESTLRTMRKQMKNSQPIDVEYRTRSKSGGLIWLYHKGSVVNIEHGRSYIQSIVFDITRNKEAALSKRISDERYQFILEQHDINIFEQNLVNGYFSCSAQWLHTFGAVFNILENDPAIPLFPDDQERLVAFQKEVRLAPHQHKCTLEARLRDAEGEYRWFRIEASNIANTHGTPIYSIGIITDIDKQKSLELQLRTQATRDSGTGMRNKMSTEKAVSQFLETHESPLPQFYAMFMVDFDNFKGVNDHFGHAMGDKALFDMAQIIRRNFRGVDIVGRIGGDEFLVFCTEKMSLLGIRERAHVLVEQLHTQCCDQHSCLTLTASVGVACSPRDGTTYAELFNKADKATYAAKKLGRNRCVFYKEMTGNAQQDDPQQ